Proteins encoded in a region of the Onychostoma macrolepis isolate SWU-2019 chromosome 20, ASM1243209v1, whole genome shotgun sequence genome:
- the LOC131526669 gene encoding flavin-containing monooxygenase 5-like isoform X2, producing MAKRVAVIGGGTSGLACIKCCLDEGLEPVCFETSDDIGGLWRFKENPNPDRASIYHSLIINTSKEMMCYSDFPIPAHFPNYMHHSLIMDYFRMYADHFQLKQHIRFQTKVLHVTPRPDFPHSGQWDVETESKDGRREKQVFDAVMVCTGHHCHPHLPLQDFPGIDTFKGKFFHSRDYKNPEDWRGKRAVVIGIGNSGGDIAVELSRMAKQVYLSTRKGSWILNRVGDKGVPFDMMFNNRGLMLFLGWLPLGFLNKLGEKQLNKRFDHKLYGLQPAHRVFSQHPMVNDDLPNRILSGTVSVKPNVQEFRGSSVVFEDGTVEDDIDLVVFATGYTFSFPFLSSHVIPVSKNKVSLYKYIYPPGLERPTLAVIGLIQPLGAIMPISEMQARWATRVFKGLCKLPPMTAMTKDIKAKEEAMAQRYVAAQRHTVQVDYIPYMDELAKQVGVRPSILKLLVTDPRLALNVMFGPCTPYQFRLHGPGQWEGARQAILTQWDRVNEPLRTRCTPEPQSQRSSHSLIFSVSVAALLSALYYSRASLHTLIADPSSLLDKIRALVPLPLTTQ from the exons ATGGCTAAACGTGTTGCTGTGATTGGAGGAGGAACTTCTGGACTGGCCTGCATCAAATGCTGCCTGGATGAAGGTCTGGAGCCAGTGTGTTTTGAGACTAGTGATGACATTGGAGGACTCTGGAGGTTTAAG GAAAATCCAAATCCAGATCGTGCTAGCATTTACCACTCTTTGATTATCAACACTTCAAAGGAGATGATGTGCTACAGTGATTTCCCCATTCCTGCCCACTTTCCAAACTACATGCACCACTCCCTCATCATGGACTACTTCCGCATGTACGCTGACCACTTCCAGCTCAAACAGCACATCCGCTTCCAG ACAAAAGTCCTTCATGTTACACCAAGGCCAGACTTCCCTCACTCTGGACAATGGGATGTAGAGACAGAGTCCAAAGATGGTCGGAGAGAGAAGCAGGTGTTTGATGCTGTGATGGTTTGCACTGGACACCACTGTCACCCTCATCTCCCTCTACAGGACTTTCCAG GAATAGACACGTTTAAGGGAAAATTCTTCCACAGCCGTGATTACAAAAACCCAGAAGATTGGCGAGGGAAGAGGGCGGTTGTGATTGGCATTGGAAACTCTGGAGGAGATATTGCTGTGGAGCTGAGCAGAATGGCCAAACAG GTTTATCTGAGCACTCGAAAGGGATCTTGGATATTAAATCGTGTAGGAGACAAAGGTGTTCCTTTCGATATGATGTTTAATAATAGAGGGCTAATGTTGTTTCTTGGATGGTTGCCACTTGGATTTCTTAACAAATTGGGAGAGAAGCAACTCAATAAACGGTTCGACCACAAGCTCTATGGGCTGCAGCCTGCTCACAG AGTTTTCAGCCAACATCCCATGGTCAATGATGACTTACCAAACCGCATCCTCTCCGGTACCGTCTCAGTCAAGCCAAACGTTCAAGAGTTTCGTGGATCAAGTGTGGTGTTTGAGGATGGCACTGTTGAGGATGACATTGATCTGGTGGTGTTTGCCACAGGCTATACTTTCTCATTCCCCTTCCTGTCTTCACATGTAATTCCTGTCTCAAAGAACAAAGTATCCCTGTACAAATACATATATCCCCCAGGACTGGAGCGGCCAACTTTAGCCGTGATTGGTCTGATCCAGCCTCTGGGAGCCATTATGCCCATCTCTGAGATGCAGGCGCGCTGGGCCACGCGTGTTTTTAAAG GACTGTGCAAACTGCCTCCAATGACTGCAATGACGAAGGACATTAAAGCAAAAGAGGAAGCAATGGCTCAA AGGTATGTGGCCGCCCAGAGACACACCGTCCAGGTGGACTACATCCCCTACATGGATGAGTTGGCTAAACAAGTGGGTGTCCGTCCTTCTATCCTGAAGTTGCTCGTGACAGACCCTAGACTGGCTCTGAACGTCATGTTTGGGCCCTGCACCCCGTACCAGTTTCGGCTGCACGGGCCGGGCCAATGGGAAGGTGCGCGTCAGGCCATCCTGACTCAGTGGGATCGAGTCAACGAGCCCCTGAGAACACGCTGTACACCAGAGCCGCAGTCACAGCGCTCCTCTCATTCACTCATATTCTCAGTGTCTGTTGCTGCGCTGCTGTCTGCTCTGTATTACAGCAGAGCCAGCCTGCACACACTCATAGCAGACCCTTCATCACTCCTGGACAAGATCAGGGCGTTAGTACCATTGCCACTGACCACACAGTGA
- the LOC131526669 gene encoding flavin-containing monooxygenase 5-like isoform X1: MAKRVAVIGGGTSGLACIKCCLDEGLEPVCFETSDDIGGLWRFKENPNPDRASIYHSLIINTSKEMMCYSDFPIPAHFPNYMHHSLIMDYFRMYADHFQLKQHIRFQTKVLHVTPRPDFPHSGQWDVETESKDGRREKQVFDAVMVCTGHHCHPHLPLQDFPGIDTFKGKFFHSRDYKNPEDWRGKRAVVIGIGNSGGDIAVELSRMAKQVYLSTRKGSWILNRVGDKGVPFDMMFNNRGLMLFLGWLPLGFLNKLGEKQLNKRFDHKLYGLQPAHRVFSQHPMVNDDLPNRILSGTVSVKPNVQEFRGSSVVFEDGTVEDDIDLVVFATGYTFSFPFLSSHVIPVSKNKVSLYKYIYPPGLERPTLAVIGLIQPLGAIMPISEMQARWATRVFKGLCKLPPMTAMTKDIKAKEEAMAQGSPHLTSHMNMYRNVYTIPTVKSM; encoded by the exons ATGGCTAAACGTGTTGCTGTGATTGGAGGAGGAACTTCTGGACTGGCCTGCATCAAATGCTGCCTGGATGAAGGTCTGGAGCCAGTGTGTTTTGAGACTAGTGATGACATTGGAGGACTCTGGAGGTTTAAG GAAAATCCAAATCCAGATCGTGCTAGCATTTACCACTCTTTGATTATCAACACTTCAAAGGAGATGATGTGCTACAGTGATTTCCCCATTCCTGCCCACTTTCCAAACTACATGCACCACTCCCTCATCATGGACTACTTCCGCATGTACGCTGACCACTTCCAGCTCAAACAGCACATCCGCTTCCAG ACAAAAGTCCTTCATGTTACACCAAGGCCAGACTTCCCTCACTCTGGACAATGGGATGTAGAGACAGAGTCCAAAGATGGTCGGAGAGAGAAGCAGGTGTTTGATGCTGTGATGGTTTGCACTGGACACCACTGTCACCCTCATCTCCCTCTACAGGACTTTCCAG GAATAGACACGTTTAAGGGAAAATTCTTCCACAGCCGTGATTACAAAAACCCAGAAGATTGGCGAGGGAAGAGGGCGGTTGTGATTGGCATTGGAAACTCTGGAGGAGATATTGCTGTGGAGCTGAGCAGAATGGCCAAACAG GTTTATCTGAGCACTCGAAAGGGATCTTGGATATTAAATCGTGTAGGAGACAAAGGTGTTCCTTTCGATATGATGTTTAATAATAGAGGGCTAATGTTGTTTCTTGGATGGTTGCCACTTGGATTTCTTAACAAATTGGGAGAGAAGCAACTCAATAAACGGTTCGACCACAAGCTCTATGGGCTGCAGCCTGCTCACAG AGTTTTCAGCCAACATCCCATGGTCAATGATGACTTACCAAACCGCATCCTCTCCGGTACCGTCTCAGTCAAGCCAAACGTTCAAGAGTTTCGTGGATCAAGTGTGGTGTTTGAGGATGGCACTGTTGAGGATGACATTGATCTGGTGGTGTTTGCCACAGGCTATACTTTCTCATTCCCCTTCCTGTCTTCACATGTAATTCCTGTCTCAAAGAACAAAGTATCCCTGTACAAATACATATATCCCCCAGGACTGGAGCGGCCAACTTTAGCCGTGATTGGTCTGATCCAGCCTCTGGGAGCCATTATGCCCATCTCTGAGATGCAGGCGCGCTGGGCCACGCGTGTTTTTAAAG GACTGTGCAAACTGCCTCCAATGACTGCAATGACGAAGGACATTAAAGCAAAAGAGGAAGCAATGGCTCAAGGTTCTCCACACTTAACATCTCACATGAACATGTATCGCAACGTTTACACTATTCCAACAGTTAAAAGTATGTAA